One Abyssisolibacter fermentans genomic window carries:
- a CDS encoding anaerobic sulfatase maturase — protein MPPLNLLIKPASSNCNLKCKYCFYNSIAENREIASYGIMKEDILEIIVKKALEYADGACNFAFQGGEPTLAGLDFYKHLIKLQNQYNNKNIKITNTIQTNGTMIDKQWAEFLSKNNFLVGISLDGPRDINDLNRIDREGIGSFKKVIEAINLLKEYKVDYNILFVVTANSSRHVNKIYNFFKKNNMRYLQFIPCLDPLFKQTGTEEYSLTPEKYLKFLKEFFDLWYSDAVKDDFKSVRYFDNILGILLGHETEACDMRGMCTVQNVIEADGSVYSCDFYVTDDYCLGSISDNNFEDFINTNTAKSFIEASFSISSECKECKWFKLCRGGCRRYRSITGYDSLPLNYYCQTFKQFFEYSYDRFYEIARMITFRNNSKY, from the coding sequence ATGCCGCCATTAAATTTGTTAATAAAACCTGCTTCAAGTAATTGCAATTTAAAATGTAAGTACTGCTTTTACAATTCAATTGCAGAGAATAGAGAAATTGCCTCCTATGGTATAATGAAAGAAGATATATTGGAAATTATAGTAAAGAAAGCATTAGAATATGCTGATGGAGCATGTAATTTTGCATTTCAAGGAGGAGAACCAACTTTAGCAGGGCTAGATTTTTATAAACATTTGATAAAACTTCAAAATCAGTATAACAATAAAAATATAAAAATAACAAATACAATACAAACTAATGGTACAATGATAGATAAACAATGGGCAGAATTTTTATCAAAGAATAACTTTCTAGTTGGAATATCTTTGGATGGACCTAGAGATATAAATGATTTGAATAGAATAGATAGGGAAGGAATAGGATCATTTAAAAAGGTTATAGAAGCTATAAATCTATTAAAAGAGTACAAAGTCGATTATAATATATTGTTTGTAGTTACAGCTAATTCATCTAGACATGTCAATAAAATATATAACTTCTTTAAGAAAAATAACATGAGATATCTTCAATTTATTCCATGCTTAGACCCATTATTTAAACAAACGGGAACGGAAGAATACTCTTTAACACCTGAAAAATACTTGAAATTTTTGAAAGAATTTTTTGATTTATGGTATAGTGACGCTGTGAAAGATGACTTCAAAAGTGTACGATACTTTGATAATATCTTAGGAATTTTATTAGGACATGAAACAGAGGCATGTGATATGAGAGGAATGTGTACTGTACAAAATGTTATAGAAGCAGATGGCAGTGTATATTCTTGTGATTTTTATGTTACAGATGATTATTGTTTGGGAAGTATTAGTGATAATAATTTTGAAGATTTTATAAATACTAATACTGCTAAATCCTTTATAGAAGCTTCATTTAGCATAAGCTCAGAATGTAAGGAATGTAAGTGGTTTAAGCTTTGTAGAGGTGGATGCCGAAGATACAGAAGTATTACAGGATATGATAGCTTGCCATTAAATTATTACTGCCAAACTTTTAAACAATTTTTTGAATACTCATATGATAGGTTTTATGAAATAGCAAGAATGATTACATTTCGAAATAATTCAAAATACTAA
- a CDS encoding DUF3604 domain-containing protein has protein sequence MNKYNIYWTDMHSNIHSNQMKDLEKWFEHAKKLLDFWPIAYYPYYMRKDETGLGVEDIYPEEVVNKDWEQLREFVIEKNKEGYPMFMGFEWQGSGLDGDHNVYYLDNDQNTHRPLRYEELIKLLPLDRAIAIPHHLAYELGKRGKNWSTHNEAYSPFVEIYSSHGSSESDVTSVHMARHIHMGPRTSGCTVEDGLNKNNIFGIIASGDNHSAPAVYGHGLMACLSEQCTKEAIWDAFLNRRVYGVTGDRIKLDFKINDYVMGSVIENVDSSEKLEAVVNAEGSHAIDRIELLRNNVLLHVYTHSGKWEEKELKENVRFKFKVEFGWGPDRRVYEDIEKKIWQASLKVDGKILSIEKCFTNFGQEINNVEDDRCDFTLTTYKSSATGKWMGPSPVENEALIFEVEAPLESIMNLKVDGKIYDLVVREVIEGSQLFHLRDDIEQLTKERWGFTSYYRDDPFWHNAYKFKVYQGIVEDGYRASFKYEIGAKKTDCDNYRVRVYEKNGHMAWSSPIFIR, from the coding sequence ATGAATAAATACAATATATATTGGACAGATATGCATTCAAATATTCATTCTAATCAAATGAAAGATTTAGAAAAGTGGTTTGAACATGCTAAAAAACTTCTTGATTTTTGGCCGATAGCCTATTATCCATATTATATGAGAAAAGATGAAACAGGTTTAGGAGTTGAAGATATTTACCCTGAAGAAGTTGTAAATAAAGATTGGGAACAACTTAGAGAGTTCGTTATAGAAAAGAATAAAGAGGGATATCCAATGTTTATGGGCTTTGAATGGCAAGGAAGTGGACTAGACGGAGATCATAATGTGTATTATCTCGACAACGACCAAAATACACACCGTCCTCTAAGGTACGAAGAGTTGATAAAATTGCTGCCTCTTGACAGAGCTATTGCAATACCGCATCATCTTGCCTATGAATTGGGTAAAAGGGGCAAGAATTGGAGTACACATAATGAAGCTTACTCACCGTTTGTAGAAATATATTCATCTCACGGTAGTTCAGAGAGTGATGTTACATCTGTTCATATGGCTAGACATATTCATATGGGACCAAGGACATCAGGATGCACAGTAGAAGATGGATTAAATAAAAACAATATATTTGGAATTATTGCATCAGGAGATAACCATAGTGCACCAGCAGTATATGGTCATGGATTAATGGCTTGCCTTAGTGAACAGTGTACAAAAGAAGCTATATGGGATGCATTCTTAAATCGTAGAGTTTATGGAGTAACAGGAGATAGAATTAAACTGGATTTCAAAATAAATGACTATGTAATGGGTAGTGTTATCGAAAATGTTGACAGCAGTGAAAAATTAGAAGCAGTAGTCAATGCAGAAGGCTCTCATGCTATTGATAGAATAGAGCTATTGAGAAATAATGTACTACTTCATGTATATACTCACTCAGGTAAATGGGAAGAAAAAGAGTTAAAAGAAAATGTAAGGTTTAAGTTTAAAGTTGAATTTGGATGGGGACCGGACAGAAGAGTTTATGAAGACATTGAAAAGAAAATCTGGCAGGCAAGTCTGAAAGTAGATGGTAAAATATTATCTATTGAAAAATGTTTTACTAATTTTGGACAAGAAATAAATAACGTAGAAGATGACAGATGTGATTTTACACTAACAACATATAAATCATCAGCTACAGGTAAATGGATGGGTCCATCCCCTGTTGAAAATGAAGCTTTAATCTTCGAGGTAGAAGCTCCTTTAGAGTCAATAATGAACTTAAAAGTTGATGGTAAAATATATGATTTAGTAGTTAGAGAAGTAATAGAAGGATCACAATTATTTCATTTAAGAGATGATATAGAGCAATTAACAAAAGAAAGATGGGGTTTTACATCATATTATCGTGATGATCCGTTTTGGCATAATGCTTATAAATTTAAAGTGTATCAAGGGATTGTAGAAGATGGCTATAGAGCTAGCTTTAAATATGAAATAGGAGCTAAAAAAACAGATTGTGATAATTATAGAGTTCGAGTTTATGAAAAAAATGGGCATATGGCATGGTCTTCGCCTATTTTTATAAGATAA
- a CDS encoding GNAT family N-acetyltransferase, which produces MFKGNRIILREYKKDDLEYLLKIMNEEEYKKYVVSRIPYPNTFSDVEEDFKKISGNKDYYDFAIESIDEGKYIGECGIKSVDWKNRKTEIYIFLGKDYVEKGYGTDAMKVLLSFIFNEMNLHKVKLTVFSFNTRAIKCYEKCGFRIEGTLKSELYKGGNYHDLIIMGILKEEYINHNNS; this is translated from the coding sequence ATGTTTAAAGGTAATAGAATTATCTTGAGAGAATATAAAAAAGATGACCTAGAGTATCTTTTAAAAATTATGAACGAAGAGGAATACAAGAAATACGTAGTTTCAAGAATACCATATCCTAATACATTTAGTGATGTAGAAGAAGATTTTAAAAAAATATCAGGTAATAAAGACTATTATGATTTTGCAATAGAATCCATTGATGAAGGAAAATACATTGGTGAATGTGGTATAAAATCAGTAGATTGGAAAAATAGGAAGACAGAAATTTATATTTTTCTAGGCAAAGACTATGTAGAAAAGGGTTATGGAACTGATGCTATGAAAGTATTACTCAGTTTTATATTTAATGAAATGAATTTGCATAAAGTAAAATTAACAGTATTTTCGTTTAATACTAGAGCTATTAAATGTTATGAAAAATGCGGTTTTAGAATAGAAGGTACTCTGAAAAGTGAATTATATAAAGGTGGAAACTATCATGATTTAATTATAATGGGAATTTTGAAAGAAGAATATATTAATCATAATAATTCTTAA
- a CDS encoding DUF202 domain-containing protein, with translation MSNVYDDQKEKMILRDFLATDRTILANERTFLAYVRTSISIIAAGVGFIKLFDNPIIYKMGYAFIPFGFIVLVFGVKRYIKVKNKLKNVRF, from the coding sequence ATGAGTAATGTATATGATGATCAAAAAGAGAAAATGATACTTAGAGATTTTTTAGCTACAGATAGAACTATACTGGCAAATGAAAGAACATTTTTAGCGTATGTAAGAACTTCAATAAGTATAATAGCAGCTGGAGTAGGTTTTATAAAGCTTTTTGACAATCCGATTATTTACAAAATGGGTTATGCTTTTATACCATTTGGCTTTATTGTATTAGTTTTTGGAGTTAAAAGATATATAAAAGTAAAAAACAAACTAAAAAATGTTAGGTTCTAG
- a CDS encoding sulfatase-like hydrolase/transferase: MSKKDILIFLTDQHTPNVIGINNKDVNTPNLDSLASEGTSFNRAYTSCPLCVPARMSFLTGQLPSKLNVFNNEETIYDDQATFLHSLAASGYETVLCGRMHFKGVNQRHGFTKRIMGDITTLYWGTGGKNRTDMGPFIGTTNMKGCLNVIGGGNSPVLEYDKAVIKAAVDYLNEEHEKPQCIVVGTYAPHFSYVAPEKLYKKYKEKLPLPKTWEIETNSKHSAFKHMEKDISIDDLKGVRASYYGMVENMDRQVGIVKKAWDNYLNSNDRKGVYIYMSDHGDQLGERNLFGKQTFYEDSSRIPLIIAGDGINENIIKQGAVSIMDVAPTVIELAGAEFLPNPDGKSLVKELTTSKDDIDRNIFCEHVLSKDDNTHFVGRMIYQDAYKYIHFSGYDDEDLLFDINNDPYELRNIICENEDVATELKSKILKGWNPEYILEKHINRCKNHKIMKKWGQALMPDEEERFKIPLDARILPKMK; the protein is encoded by the coding sequence ATGAGTAAAAAAGATATTTTAATATTTTTGACAGATCAGCATACCCCAAATGTAATAGGTATTAACAATAAAGATGTTAATACTCCTAATTTAGACAGTTTAGCATCTGAAGGTACAAGTTTTAATAGAGCTTATACATCATGTCCATTATGTGTACCGGCGAGGATGTCATTTTTAACAGGGCAGTTACCTTCAAAGCTAAATGTTTTTAATAATGAAGAAACTATATACGACGATCAAGCAACATTCCTTCATTCATTAGCAGCTAGCGGCTATGAAACAGTACTTTGTGGTCGTATGCATTTTAAAGGAGTAAATCAAAGACATGGATTTACTAAACGAATTATGGGAGATATTACTACGCTTTATTGGGGTACAGGTGGAAAAAACAGAACAGATATGGGACCGTTTATTGGAACAACTAATATGAAGGGATGTTTAAACGTTATAGGAGGAGGTAATTCTCCAGTATTAGAATATGACAAAGCAGTTATTAAAGCTGCTGTAGATTATTTAAATGAAGAACATGAAAAACCACAGTGTATTGTTGTTGGTACTTATGCACCACACTTTTCTTATGTAGCACCAGAAAAATTATATAAAAAATATAAAGAAAAATTACCTTTACCAAAGACTTGGGAAATTGAAACAAATTCTAAGCACAGTGCATTTAAACACATGGAAAAAGATATCTCTATAGATGACTTAAAAGGAGTTAGAGCTTCATATTATGGAATGGTTGAAAACATGGACAGACAAGTTGGTATTGTAAAAAAAGCGTGGGACAATTATCTTAATTCAAATGATAGGAAAGGTGTTTATATATATATGTCTGATCATGGAGATCAGCTGGGAGAAAGAAATCTATTTGGAAAACAGACGTTTTACGAAGATTCATCAAGGATACCATTAATTATAGCAGGTGATGGGATAAATGAAAATATTATAAAACAAGGGGCAGTTAGTATAATGGATGTAGCTCCAACAGTTATAGAACTTGCAGGAGCAGAGTTTTTGCCTAATCCTGATGGAAAAAGTTTAGTTAAAGAATTGACTACATCAAAAGATGATATTGATAGAAATATTTTTTGTGAACATGTTTTATCTAAAGACGACAATACGCATTTTGTTGGAAGAATGATTTATCAAGATGCTTATAAATATATTCATTTTTCAGGTTATGATGATGAAGATTTATTATTTGACATCAATAATGATCCGTATGAATTGAGAAATATAATTTGTGAGAATGAAGATGTAGCAACAGAATTAAAATCAAAAATATTAAAAGGTTGGAACCCTGAATATATTTTAGAGAAACACATAAACAGATGTAAAAATCATAAGATAATGAAAAAATGGGGACAAGCTTTGATGCCTGATGAAGAAGAGAGATTTAAAATACCATTAGATGCTAGGATACTTCCAAAGATGAAGTAA
- a CDS encoding GrpB family protein produces MGKELSEMTLEELWELFPIILKEHNTDYKNWYEIEKQRLLSFIDKKSIIRINHIGSSAVKGLISKPTVDILLEVDNKSNIEQLKDTLLNNGWLLMSSQKKPYMSMAFNKGYTKEGFAEKVYHLHVRYYDDWNELYFRDYLIQHEEVANEYGKLKLRLLEKYEHNRDGYTDAKSDFILKYTKKAKEEYGDKYSPRHL; encoded by the coding sequence ATGGGAAAAGAATTGTCAGAAATGACACTTGAAGAATTATGGGAATTATTCCCCATCATCTTAAAAGAACATAATACTGATTATAAAAATTGGTATGAAATTGAAAAACAAAGACTTTTGAGTTTTATTGATAAAAAAAGTATCATACGCATTAATCATATAGGAAGTAGTGCTGTTAAAGGATTGATTTCTAAGCCGACAGTTGATATTTTATTGGAAGTAGATAACAAGAGCAATATTGAACAATTGAAAGATACACTACTGAATAATGGTTGGCTATTGATGTCATCTCAAAAAAAACCATATATGAGTATGGCATTTAATAAAGGCTATACAAAAGAAGGATTTGCAGAAAAAGTATATCACTTGCATGTTCGATATTATGATGACTGGAATGAATTATATTTTAGAGACTATCTTATACAGCATGAAGAAGTCGCTAACGAATATGGTAAACTTAAATTAAGACTACTAGAAAAGTATGAGCATAACCGAGATGGATATACAGATGCTAAATCTGATTTCATTTTGAAATACACAAAAAAAGCAAAAGAAGAATATGGTGATAAATATAGCCCAAGACATTTATAA
- a CDS encoding 6-phosphofructokinase: MKNCLVAQSGGPTAVINSSIVGVIKGNMKAQYYDNVYGGINGIEGILNNKIINLSKLEESDIENLKYTPSAGLGSCRFKMKDYNTCEENYKELFNILDDLDIQTFFYIGGNDSMDTVSKLSEYAKIKGINKQIIGIPKTIDNDLYYTDHTPGFGSAAKYIASTVLETYLDSSVYINNGIFITETMGRDTGWLAASAALAKINGKAVADFIYLPEVEFSQEQFLKDVTNKFETNNKVYIVASEGLKDKDGNYLSSVKLSNKHDTFSHAQLGGVGNFLKSLIIENKITNRVKVLELGVSQRCGMHCVSNTDLQEACLVGENAVKYSIEGHTGFMVGIKRVQNNPYKIETFRINASEVANKIKYFPDEWITADKNNVTKEAYEYITPLIIGSPNINIENGLPRYIQLQSKDIISK; encoded by the coding sequence ATGAAAAACTGCCTTGTTGCACAATCAGGAGGCCCAACAGCTGTTATAAATTCAAGTATTGTTGGAGTTATAAAAGGAAATATGAAAGCACAATATTATGATAATGTTTATGGTGGCATTAATGGAATTGAAGGGATTTTAAATAATAAAATAATAAATCTATCAAAATTAGAAGAGTCAGATATAGAAAATTTAAAATACACACCTTCAGCAGGATTGGGTTCTTGCAGATTTAAGATGAAGGATTATAATACTTGTGAAGAAAATTATAAGGAATTATTTAATATTTTAGATGATTTAGATATTCAAACTTTTTTCTATATTGGTGGTAATGACTCTATGGATACGGTAAGTAAGCTTAGCGAGTATGCAAAGATAAAGGGTATTAATAAGCAAATAATCGGTATCCCTAAAACGATAGATAATGATCTATATTATACAGACCACACACCGGGTTTTGGAAGCGCCGCTAAATATATTGCTTCAACAGTATTAGAGACTTATTTAGATTCTAGTGTTTATATAAATAATGGTATTTTTATTACAGAAACTATGGGTAGAGATACAGGCTGGCTAGCTGCTAGCGCGGCACTTGCTAAAATAAATGGAAAAGCAGTAGCTGATTTCATTTATTTACCAGAGGTTGAATTTTCCCAAGAGCAATTCTTAAAAGATGTTACAAATAAATTTGAAACAAATAATAAAGTATATATAGTGGCATCAGAAGGTCTTAAAGATAAAGATGGAAATTATTTATCTTCTGTGAAATTAAGCAATAAACATGATACATTTTCTCATGCACAACTAGGAGGAGTTGGAAATTTCTTAAAGAGTTTGATAATTGAAAATAAAATAACTAACAGGGTAAAAGTCTTGGAATTGGGAGTATCTCAGCGTTGTGGTATGCACTGTGTATCAAATACTGATTTGCAAGAGGCTTGTTTAGTTGGAGAAAATGCTGTAAAATATTCTATAGAAGGTCATACAGGATTTATGGTAGGAATTAAAAGAGTTCAAAATAATCCTTATAAAATAGAAACTTTTAGAATAAACGCATCAGAAGTTGCAAATAAAATAAAGTATTTTCCAGATGAATGGATTACAGCAGATAAAAACAATGTTACAAAAGAAGCATATGAGTATATTACACCTTTGATAATTGGTAGTCCAAATATTAATATTGAGAATGGACTCCCTAGATATATTCAATTGCAATCTAAAGATATTATAAGTAAATAG
- a CDS encoding Cof-type HAD-IIB family hydrolase, translating to MKHKLLALDMDGTLLNSDLKISQENKMVIEELKEKGVVVTIATGRTYPAIIAYARELNIDVPIIAYNGGIIKYLHNNRIIYSNNIPVEQCINTIDICKEFDVDCYLYSENKIFIEKQGFLLEFYEEINKNLKEKEKIEIVNVKDMKKSLKEDPKIYKIVVFSDNSNAVSEVRKKLLKEGNLEVYKSSDCFLDVTNKGASKGFGVKKLAEYLGIDKEKIIAVGDSDNDISMIKYAGLGIAMGNAIDEAKKVADYVTEANNDNGVANAIRKLVLKEKESYGLI from the coding sequence ATGAAACATAAATTATTAGCACTAGATATGGATGGAACTTTATTAAATAGTGATTTAAAAATATCACAGGAAAATAAAATGGTTATTGAAGAATTGAAAGAAAAGGGAGTAGTAGTTACCATTGCTACAGGTAGAACTTATCCCGCTATTATAGCGTATGCTAGGGAGTTAAATATCGACGTACCTATTATAGCCTATAATGGAGGAATTATTAAATATTTGCATAATAACAGGATTATTTATTCTAATAATATTCCAGTAGAACAATGCATTAATACAATAGATATTTGTAAGGAATTTGATGTTGATTGTTATTTGTATAGTGAAAATAAGATTTTTATTGAAAAGCAAGGATTCCTTCTTGAGTTCTATGAAGAAATAAATAAAAATTTGAAAGAAAAAGAAAAAATTGAAATTGTAAATGTTAAGGATATGAAAAAAAGCCTTAAAGAAGACCCTAAAATATATAAGATAGTAGTTTTTTCTGATAATTCCAATGCAGTAAGTGAAGTTAGAAAAAAATTATTAAAAGAAGGTAATTTAGAAGTGTACAAGTCTTCAGATTGTTTTCTAGATGTAACAAATAAAGGTGCTAGCAAGGGATTTGGAGTAAAGAAATTAGCAGAATATCTTGGAATTGATAAAGAGAAAATTATAGCAGTTGGAGATAGTGACAATGATATCAGTATGATTAAATATGCAGGATTAGGAATTGCTATGGGTAATGCTATCGATGAAGCTAAGAAAGTTGCTGATTATGTGACTGAAGCAAACAATGATAATGGTGTAGCAAATGCAATCCGAAAACTGGTATTAAAAGAAAAAGAGAGTTATGGTTTAATATAA
- a CDS encoding HAD family hydrolase has translation MYKCIIFDVDGTLVNSEENIIASFKRIVKEYKNVDMKDEELFFCLGITSEKALERMDIEVTKEVLDRWIRYCKELNHLIKPYKDIKAVLSQIKNKGVLTGVVTSRLIEEFNNDIEPLNLHNDIDIIICADDTIKHKPHGEPLLAFLNKSGIKKDDAIYIGDSVYDFKCAKDSGVDFALALWGAKTKEGINAKYELKEPKDILDLI, from the coding sequence ATGTATAAATGCATAATTTTTGATGTGGACGGAACATTAGTAAATTCCGAGGAGAATATTATAGCTTCCTTTAAAAGGATAGTAAAAGAATATAAAAATGTAGATATGAAAGATGAAGAATTGTTTTTTTGTCTAGGGATAACATCTGAAAAAGCTTTGGAAAGAATGGATATAGAAGTAACTAAAGAGGTTTTAGATAGATGGATAAGATATTGTAAAGAGCTTAATCATTTGATAAAACCTTATAAAGATATAAAAGCTGTTTTATCTCAAATTAAAAATAAAGGTGTGTTAACAGGAGTGGTAACATCAAGATTGATAGAAGAATTCAACAATGACATTGAACCTTTAAATTTACATAATGATATTGATATAATAATATGTGCTGATGATACTATAAAGCATAAACCACATGGAGAACCATTGTTAGCTTTCTTAAATAAATCGGGTATAAAAAAAGATGATGCAATATATATTGGTGATTCAGTGTATGACTTTAAGTGTGCTAAGGATTCAGGAGTAGATTTTGCTTTAGCATTATGGGGAGCAAAAACAAAAGAAGGCATAAATGCTAAATATGAATTAAAAGAACCGAAAGATATTTTAGATTTAATATAA
- a CDS encoding sulfatase-like hydrolase/transferase encodes MKKKPHILIFNPDQMRADSLHHLGNEASLTPNMDELTNEGVSFNNAFCQNPVCTPSRCSFMSGWYPHVRGHRTMHYMMQNDEPVLLKILKDNGYHVWWGGKNDLISADKDITPYCDEKFIPTDFDPAKVESDHSWQDSFRGEYKGKNYYSFYAGKSNIDDSSFIKHDWAYVNALVDKIKNYKEDKPLCMYLPLLYPHPPYAVEEPFYSMIDRSKMNLVESFDDWSLKPSILKGIYERQRLHEFTPEDFRELKATYLAMCLRVDYQFGLIVNALKNAGIYDDTAIFIFSDHGDFTGDYGLVEKTQNTFEDCLTNVPLIIKPPKGIEVKPRITDALAELLDIPATVAEIAGITLEYNHYGKSLLQVLRGEDKHKDYVFCEGGRIDGEPQCMELGHKETSLYWPRLSVQASSGPEHKKAVMIRNKKYKYVYRLEEHDEFYDLEKDPYELENIIYDKAYKDIINTFKERVLKFMVETADYVPAQKERRR; translated from the coding sequence ATGAAAAAAAAGCCACACATCTTAATATTTAACCCTGATCAAATGAGAGCGGATTCACTTCATCACTTAGGCAATGAGGCTTCATTAACTCCAAATATGGATGAATTAACAAATGAAGGAGTATCTTTTAATAATGCATTTTGCCAAAATCCTGTTTGTACACCAAGCAGATGTAGTTTTATGAGTGGTTGGTATCCACATGTAAGAGGACATCGTACAATGCATTATATGATGCAAAATGATGAACCAGTATTATTAAAAATATTAAAGGATAATGGATATCATGTTTGGTGGGGAGGAAAAAATGATTTAATATCAGCAGATAAAGATATAACACCATATTGTGATGAAAAATTCATACCGACTGATTTTGACCCTGCTAAAGTAGAATCAGACCATAGCTGGCAGGACAGCTTTAGAGGTGAGTATAAAGGTAAGAATTATTATTCATTTTATGCAGGTAAAAGTAATATAGATGACAGCTCATTTATAAAGCACGATTGGGCTTATGTCAATGCGTTAGTAGATAAGATAAAGAATTATAAAGAAGATAAACCGCTGTGCATGTATTTACCACTTCTTTATCCGCATCCACCTTATGCTGTAGAAGAGCCTTTTTACAGCATGATAGATAGAAGTAAGATGAATTTGGTAGAGAGTTTTGATGATTGGTCGTTAAAACCGAGTATATTAAAAGGTATATATGAAAGACAAAGGTTACATGAATTTACACCCGAAGATTTTAGGGAGCTAAAAGCTACTTATCTTGCTATGTGCTTGAGAGTTGATTATCAATTTGGTTTAATAGTTAATGCATTGAAAAATGCAGGCATTTATGATGATACAGCTATATTTATATTCAGTGATCACGGTGATTTTACTGGGGATTATGGATTAGTAGAAAAGACTCAAAATACATTTGAAGATTGCTTAACGAACGTACCCTTGATAATAAAACCGCCTAAAGGAATTGAGGTAAAACCAAGAATAACAGATGCTTTAGCTGAGCTTCTTGATATTCCTGCAACTGTAGCTGAAATAGCAGGTATTACTCTAGAATATAATCATTACGGCAAATCACTGCTACAAGTCTTAAGAGGAGAAGATAAACACAAGGACTATGTGTTTTGTGAAGGTGGAAGAATAGATGGTGAACCACAATGCATGGAATTAGGACACAAAGAAACATCACTTTATTGGCCTAGACTTAGTGTACAAGCAAGTAGTGGTCCTGAGCATAAAAAAGCAGTTATGATAAGAAATAAAAAGTATAAATATGTTTATAGATTAGAAGAACATGACGAATTTTATGATTTAGAAAAAGATCCATATGAACTAGAAAATATTATCTATGATAAAGCATATAAAGATATAATAAATACATTTAAAGAAAGAGTATTAAAGTTTATGGTAGAGACAGCAGATTATGTACCAGCCCAAAAAGAAAGACGCAGATAA